The genomic segment agaaattatgGAGCTGCTAAGGGATAAAGTCGCGATACAGACAAGTGACAGGGCTGGGGATGTGGAGATGTCTGCTCAATTTGACCTTAAATGAAGAGAATGCAAATGAGATGCAGACGATATGCAGAAGACCAGGAGGATCTCAGAATTAGCATTCCATGTGGCGGAGGCCGGGCACCCAGGACCCCAGCGCTGTTGCCAGTACTCCTCCCCTAACGTTCCTGGGGTAAGTGGCACTGACCATTACTTGGAGTGAGAAAAAGGATCTCGAGAATGATAAGAGCTTGCTTGGGCTAGGGCGCCGGGACCTGGGAAGCTGAGCTCCATCCAgtctccccgcccccaacccaAACAGCCACCCAAGCTGCCCCTGGAGCTCAAGCAACGACCACTCTCCAGGTTACGGTCGGACGCACCGTCGGTTGCTATGGGGACCCCCTCCCCACGTCCAGGCCTGAACCAATGGGCATCACCGCTGATGACCTCATGCCCCAGGGCCCGGGATTCAGTTGGCTATTTGGAAGCCAGAGTGGCCCTCTCCAACTGCGTCACGGCTGGGAATCCCCCGACGACCCCAGCTGCCGTGGCCCGCTGAAAGAAGGGCGCGCTGGGAGCTCCCgatgtgatgaatgaatgaataagcaaaggAAGGAACGAACtactgaaagagaagagagaggggtcACATCATAAAAAGACCAAAGCTTCAGGGTTTAGCTTCTAGAGAAAGAGGGTGGTTTGCAACCCCGCAAATGGGGTTGGGGCAGGACCCAGGTCGCAGAGTCTTTCAGGCTCTTGGGACGACGAGACAGGGTGAGGCAAAGATGACCAGTTTTCGCATCTGCTGGGGAGAGACTAGGGCGGGCCTAGCGAATTGAGGGCCCCACCTTGGGCCGTCTAGCGCCGCCGAGTTTAGGGGAGATCGGTGACGCCCCAAAACTCACAGGCCTGCCCAGCCTCCTGGAACCGCGCCCCGGAACGCGCCTCGAGGCCTTCTCCTGGGTCGGGCCCAGTCGCGGAAGGCCGGCCCGCACCTTCAGCCCGCCTCGGCCCCGGGAGCGGACCTGGCCCTCGGGGGGGCGCGCCCCGGGGCTGGCCCGGCTGAACGCGCAGGGCCGGGTGTGAGGAGAGGGCGGGCGGCGGGAGTCTGCGACCCTCGCACCGATGCCCTGGCGCCGAGGCGTCCGCTCAGTCACCTGCGGGGAGCCGGCGGCCGGCCAGGGCGCACGTCCGAGTGCCCGCCTGCTCTGGCACTAGGCAGCGAGCGCGCCCGGCGGGGTGGGCGAGGGGGGCGTGGGGCGTCGAGGTGAGCCCCCCACCGTCGTCAGTGGAGGGCAGGGCCTAGTCACCAGTCGCCCCGCGCACCTCGCCTACGgcttcgggggggggggcaggaggcagCAGTGCCCTCGGTTTCCACGGCGACACAGGACCCCCTCCTGGGTGACAGGGGAGACGCCACTCGAACCCGGGACCAGAAGGCCGGGCCGCAGCTCACGCTCGAGCTCAGACGCCGCCCGCCGGGCGCCCCGGGCCCTCGGCGTCCGCTGGAGAGCGCGGGGGGGCCCGAGGGCGCGGACGCGCGGACACGCGCACCCACAGACGCGGCCTTTTCCGACCCCGGCCTCGAACGGGCGAAGGGGTCGAGTCGCGTCGGCTCCGCCCGCGGTGCCGCCCTCCGCCCTCGGGCAGAGCAGTGGGACGAGCGAGCGCGAGCGGGTCTGACGGGcgtgcagggtgggggaggggccggagCCCCGGTTCCGGCGTCTGTCAGTCTCCCGCCCCCCGCGGCTTCACACGCCGCCTCCCGCTGCCGCAGCCGGGCCGAGCTAATCAGCACAACGTCCACCTATCGATCGCTGGCTCGGTGCCAGGCGGGCCGGCACGGTGCCAGTGGGAGCCGCGGGGCACCGGGGCGGGTGGGGcagggcggcggggggaggggcacccCTCACCCCGGCTCCACCGAGGACACCGTTCAGAAAGAGGGCCCTGGTggggctcgggggggggggggtggatcgTAGCCTCGCCTGCCAGAGCGGGGAGAGACAGTGTGGGGCTGGGAGCAAAGGGGCCCTCCCTCCTcggccccaccccctcctccttaTAAAAGCGAAGAACAAAGAAGCCGCTGGGGAAGGAGGCTTTGATCTGACCCCACCTTCCCAGTTCTAGACCAGGCACCGCCCAGACTGCccctggggagggggaagcaggcccgGCTCGCAGGGACCCAGGCATTCGGAACCGCTCTCGCGGCCCTGGCGTTTGCCCCAACGCCCTGCTTGGTGCTACCAGGGCTTGGGCACCGCCCCAAGTGGATGGGCTGTCCGGAGCATCTGCCCCCTCCTCAGCTCAGGAAGCCTGctagggaggtgggagagggggccACTGGTACCCACCGCACGCCGCCCAGAGGGGTGTCCACGGCCGGCCGCCCGGAAGGGATGGCCTGGGCGGAGCTGACATGGAGGTCAGGCCAAGTGAAGCTGAGAGCAGAGGCTGCGGGGCGTCCTGGGGTCACGGAAGGAGCCAGAGGGTGGTAGATGGGGGAGAGCAACCGCAAGTTGGGTGGTTTATTGAGGATTTGGTCCGGACacttataaaaatacaaactggCATGATATTCAACCTCATAGCAAGTCCGTCTTCATAGAAGACAAGTGAGTGACCccctggggaggggaagatgCTGCCCCAGGGAAGAGGCCCACAGGGTACTGGGCACAGATGGCAGGCCTTCTCCCTTGCCCTGGTCTGGCAGTCCACCTGTCCCCAGGTCTTCGGTCTCGGCCCCAACAGACTCAAGGATTCAATCCCACCAAATCCCAGTCTTTCTGGGGGGGGACAGGATGAGAACGTCAAAGCAGCTGACGGAGACCCTACGTTTGCCTTGCCTGGGCTCCAGGGTGCCCAGGGCTGTATGCAGCTCCCCTTCGGCCTGTGATGAGGGGCCAGCCCCTGAAAGGGTCACCTCAGACCCTCTGACCTCCCCGTCACTCTTCCGTTGGTCTGGCTGGCTTGACTGCTCCCAGCTCGAGAGGCAGGGGCCCCTCCTCCAGGGAGTCTCGGGAGGGCTCTGGCTCCTGGGCGTAGCAGGAGGGGTCTGCTTGGCTCAGAGAACTCGCAGGAGGCGCAGAATTGGCAGCAGGAACAGCAGCAAGAGACAGAGGGGGCTGAGAGCACCTCCCCCTCGCCACCCTGATGTGCCGCTCTCTCCTGGGCTTCCAACAGGATGGGCTGACTCCGACTCTGTGAGGGAGGGCAGCACTGAGGGACCCTCCCCTTCAgcagcctccttcctgccctgcccctggcctCTTCACTCCCAGCCCACCACGGCTGAGGCCTCGGAGGACACTGCCCTGGAGATGCCATCTCCTTGGCCCAGCATAAAGGGGCAGAGTGGAAGCGCCCACACAGAGAAATGGGGGATCAGAGGCCACAGCTAAAAGCCCCACCTGGACCCCTCAGGGTCTGATGCTCCCAGACTCTCCCCACCGCTTCCCTCGCTCCAGCGACCCCACACCCACCAGAAGGGTGGCCCCCCTCACCCCGACCCACTTACTGCTCTCCTGGCAGCAGACGGACACCTGGAGCCTCAAGCACTTGCCAGAACTCTCGGGAGTTGGTACCGCTGGGTGGTGGGAAATTGGGAGGAAGAAGTTAGCACAGGCTAGCTTGCACGCCCCAGACGCCTTCAGACCCTTCCCGTTCGTCTTCCCTGCGGTTCCCTGGAGAGCTTCCCCTCACCTTTGGTCCACACCCTGGTGCCAGGCCCCGGCCGTGCCTGCCACCACGGCCACTTTCCTAGCTCCTcttgctttctcctcctctctacaGACTCCCCTAGATGTCCCCCTACTCAGTATTAGACTCAGGTCCCCCCTCTTcattcccaggccccacctcagGCCCTCTGCCCACCTGTGGCGATGGCAGgatgcccccccccgcccggcaCAGCCAGCGTGCCCCTCCTCACTCACAGATGTAGTAGTAGGTCTCTCCAGGCAAGAACTCAAAGCCGAGGGAGAAGGGTGTGAAGCGCTGAATCTTCTCAGAGAATCGAACCGGGCCAAAGGGAGCGAAGGGGAGGGCGCACTCCCAGCGCTTGAAGGCTCCTGGCCCCTGGGCCTGGCAGGCCTCATAGCCTGGCCGCTCCACCATGTATAAAGCGAACGTCTCGGGGCCGTCAGGGGGCCCTGGCCCCTCATAGTGCGGGCAGAAGATGTCTAGGTAATCGTTGAGCTCCAGCTTCACCACGGCGTCTCCTCCAAGCAGCCTGCAGGCATCGGGCGGGGGCGGGCTGAAGGGGCACGAGGGTCCCGGTGGTCCCTTCcggcctctcccccacccactgGAGAGGGAGCAGCTCAGCAAGGCCCGCGTTTCCCAACCCGACAACTCTTGAGAGACAGAGtcaaggggtgggggggcggggcggtcACCAGTTTGCAGGTATCGAGAGGTGAAGGGACGGCGGTGCCCATAACCACGTGCTCAAGCCTGAGACGGCCTCTCTCCAGACCCTACATTTTCAGGCTGGAGCTGCCGCCAGCTCTCCAGCCCCAGTGCCCAACAGAGGGCCTGGCAGAGCACTCTGCACTTGGTACATGTCAGGTGCTAAGAAGCTGGGGCGCAGAGACGAGGGGTACAAATCTGGGCCCACGGCACAGTCACGGCTGCAGACATGGACGCCAGGAACCGTATCCTCatcagcagaggcagagagaggaagacagctTTCCGGATCTCAGTGCAATACTGAGAAGAATGTCAcagtgaaaggaaagaaggaaggaagaaaagaaggaaggaaggaaggaaggaaggaaggaaggaaggaaggaaggaaggaaggaaggaggaataggctgtgggtgggggaggccccTCCAGATATCAACTCATCTTTGGCCTACTCAGGACTCCCTTCCCTACCTCTTGGGAGCTGCCTGTGGGAGCCAGGACAGGCGGGAAGGGCTGGGACAGGCTGCCCCCACGGCATTATACACTGTGAACCACTTTCCCCCTTCCTGACCATCCACACAGTCTAGCGTGACGGATGAAAGGCCTCTAACTATCCCTCAATGGGTGGTCTAAGGACCACCTGCATTTGGAGTTCTGatcagaaatgcagattcccgGGCTCAGCTCAGACCCACTCAAACACAAGCTGGGCCTTGGTATGATTTCTGCAGCATCCCCCGCAGTGTCTGCGTTAGTGCCTGGAAAAGTGTCCTGCccaaacacttaataaatatttgcagattgAATGAACAGGCCAGAAACCTCAGGGCTGGGGGCTAGGAACCTGAATTCCTAACAAGTTCTGCAAGTGATTCAGAGGCACTGGTCTGGAACAGAGAGGGCTTCGGAACTGGGAGGACAATAGCTGTCATCACGTGGTGCCAGCATCCTAATGACCTGTCTTGATGCCTGCCCTCCCCGGGGGTCTCCGGGCTCCCAGAGGCCAGAGCTGAGGTCTTCTCTCTCTATATCCAGCATCCTAGCACACGTCCTGcgtaacaaatgttggtgagtgaacaaatgaagaGAGTCACAGATTGTCTCAAGTAGAAAATCAGAAAGGCAAACAGATGGAGaaagcagagagacagggagaactGGGGAGGAAAATGCAAACAGTAAAAAATACCGAGGTTCAAAGGCTcggaaaaaagaataatttgtatCTACAGCCCGCACCTCTTCCACACACGTGACCTCGGTCAGCCCGCCTGATTTCCCAGGGTACCAGGTGttattagcccattttacagatgagataacTGAGGTTAGGGAGTCAAACGACTTGCCCGAAGGTGATTCAGCTGGAAGGGCAGGGCCGAGAATGGACAGAAATAGAAGGACCCAGAATGACGGAGATGAACGCAGAGATAGTGAATGAGCTCAGGAGGCCAAGCGAGCAGGAGAGTAAACCACGCTCTTTCTCAAGCGTgaagccccctccctccctctccagacCGCCCGCCCCAGCTCGGAGGTGCAGGGGAAcagcaggagagaagggaaaagcgAGGGGGCGGGGCTCGGAGCGCAGGCCGGGGGGCCCCCGGCTCCGAGATCCCACCTTCCGCCTTCAGAGCTGGGGGTCCTCCGCCCGCCCCCCAACACGTGCGGGCGGGGGGGAGCCCCGGGCGCGcctcgcccctcccctccccctcccccgccggctCAAACAAAGGAGCCCCGGCGCGCGGCCCGGGCCAGGCGGCGCCGCGCACAGAGCGAGAGTGGGGCGCGCGCCCGGCCCGGGAGCGCGCAGGCCCGGGCCGCAGTCGGCCGGGTTCGGCCCGGCTACCTGGGGTTACTGGAGTTCCAGTAGACAGCGTGGCGGAGGCCGGAGCCCCCTCGCAGCGGGGAGCTGAGGAGCGCGGCCCAGAGGACAGTCCGCAGCAGGGGCAGCAGCCGCATCGCCCCCGGGGTCCGCTCTGGTCTGGTCCGGCCGGTCCCGGCCCGCTTCTCTGCCGCCGCGAGAAAGGTAcaaagtggagggagggggggtgcggaactgggggtggggtgcagggactCGCAGGCCACGCC from the Halichoerus grypus chromosome 7, mHalGry1.hap1.1, whole genome shotgun sequence genome contains:
- the EFNA4 gene encoding ephrin-A4; its protein translation is MRLLPLLRTVLWAALLSSPLRGGSGLRHAVYWNSSNPRLLGGDAVVKLELNDYLDIFCPHYEGPGPPDGPETFALYMVERPGYEACQAQGPGAFKRWECALPFAPFGPVRFSEKIQRFTPFSLGFEFLPGETYYYISVPTPESSGKCLRLQVSVCCQESKSESAHPVGSPGESGTSGWRGGGALSPLCLLLLFLLPILRLLRVL